The genomic segment TGGTTCGGGTGCCATCTTCGGTCGCCCGGCTCACATTGCGTCGCAGGACTTCACTGTGATGGGCGGTTCCGCTGGTGAAACCCAGTCGAACAAAGTGGCTGCCATGATGCAGGCTAGCGCTCACACGGGCACGCCGTTCATCTTTATCAATGACTCGGGTGGAGCCCGCGTCCAGGAGGGTATCGATTCCCTCTCTGGCTACGGCAAGGTGTTCTACAATAACGTGCTGCTGTCCGGTCTGGTGCCGCAGATTTCCATCATCGCCGGCCCCTGTGCTGGTGGTGCTGCCTATTCTCCGGCGCTGACTGACTTCATCATTCAGACCCGCAACGCCAATATGTTTATCACCGGCCCCGGCGTGATCAAGTCCGTGACTGGTGAGGATGTTACCGCAGAGCAGCTGGGCGGTGCAGATGCACATATGAACAAAGCCGGCAACATTCACTTCATTGCCGACGATGACGAGCAGGCCGTGCTGATCGCGCAGAAGCTACTGAGCTTCTTGCCCCAGAACAACACGGAAGAGCCACCGATCGTTGATCCTGACGAAATTGTTGAGCCAGATCCCGAGCTTCGGGACATTGTTCCCGTGGAAGGCAAGAAGGGCTATGACGTTCGCGAAGTCATTGGCCGCCTTGTAGATCATGGTGATTTCCTTGAGGTGCAAGCTGGCTACGCCCAGAACCTGGTGGTCGGTTTCGGTCGACTCATTGGACGCACCGTGGGTGTGATTGCCAACCAACCGAACGTGATGTCGGGTGTGTTGGACATTAACTCCTCCGACAAGGGCAGCCAGTTCATCCGTTTCTGCAACGCTTTCAATATTCCGCTGCTGACGCTGGTGGACGTGCCGGGCTTCATGCCAGGCGTTGCTCAGGAGCACGGTGGCATCATTCGCCACGGTGCGAAGATGCTGTACGCCTACTCCGCCGCAAGCGTCCCGAAGGTCACTGTTGTGCTGCGTAAGTCCTACGGTGGTGCATACCTAGCCATGTGCTCGAAAGACTTGGGAGCAGACCGCGTGTTCGCATGGCCGACCGCTGAGATTGCTGTGATGGGTGCCGACGGTGCCGTCAATGTGGTGTTCCGCCGCGAGATCGCCGAAGCGGAAGACGCGGAATCCAAGCGTGAAGAGCTTGTCAAGCTGTACAAGGAGACATTCTCTACACCGTTCATGGCTGCCTCACGTGGCTTGGTGGATGACATCATTGATCCTGCCGATACCCGCCGCGAGGTCGCGATGGCATTGGAGATTCTCACGAACAAGCGTGTCGCTCGCCCGGCCAAGAAGCATGGTCTGGGGCCGGTGTAAGGAGAAAGGTCATGCAGGAACTATCTCAGGAGCAGCTGCTTGAGCTGGTGAAATCACTATCTACGCGTCTCGACGCCGTGGAAAGCGAACTCGCCGATCTCAAGGCACGCTCCGATTCCGAAATCTCTGAGGATGTGCTGCTTGCCATCAGTGCCGCTGTGTCCGCGTACATGGGCAACAAGGGCAAGGTTAGAGCTGTGCACTTCAGCCGCCACCGTACCTGGGCTGCGCAGGGTCGTCAGGCCGTGCAGGTCCGAACCCGTCGCTTGTAGAAGATCGAAGGAAAAGTCATGAAACTTAAAGTGACCGTCAATGGCATCGCCTACAGCGTCGATGTCGAGGTCGAAGAGGAGCAGCGCAAGCTCGGCTCCATCATCACGGGGGGTGGCGGCGGCGTAAGTAATACCCCCGCCGCTCCGACCACCGCCAGCGTGGAGGGCATGTCCGCCAATGCTGTTGTGGCTCCGCTAGCCGGGTCTGTGTTTAAGATTTTGGTCAATGAAGGTGACGAAATCGAAGCAGGTCAAGTGCTTTTAATTCTGGAAGCCATGAAGATGGAGACAGAGATTACTGCCCCGAATGCGGGTACTGTCGCCCGTATCAGCGTTGCGGTAGGCGACGCCGTGCAGGGTGGTCAGCCTCTGGTCGAGATCAACTAAAAAAACGTCCCCCTGAGTTATTTCTTTGCTCAGGGGGATTTTTGCTTCTATGATGCTAAATCTTGTGGCATGATAGGCAGGGCTTAAGTTTTTTCATGCAAGAAAGTAGGTAACCCTGCCTCATGCACCTTCGGAACCTTATGCGGTCTGTTGCCTCAACAGGAGTCTTAATAGCCGCAGTTATGAGTGCGCCCCATTCCATGGCTCAGGACGCCACAGCCTATGTGGATAAAGCCTCTGGCCCTAACTATCACTGGACTGAAGATTTGCAGTCCCAAATCATGGCCGGTCGTGCCGGCGCGATTCTGCATCGCGTCGCTGGAAGCTGGTTTAACGCCCCAGACATCCCGCAAGAGTCGAAGGATGCGCAGGCGCGTGGTAAATCCCTCTACGGCCCCGGTACGCCGCTTTTTGTGGGCCCCTCAACGCTGTGCACCTTGGCTGTAGCAGGCATTGATGGACAAGGGCGTATGGTGGGCATCACCGCAGGGCACTGCGGGGGCGTCGGTGATGCCGTAGCTTCCGCAGACTCCTGGGAGGTTGGCGTCTCTGGCACTGTGGTGAAGGTGAACCCCCAGCTGGACTATGCGGTCATCGAGTTTGGGTCTAATGCAGAAGTGACTCGCAGCTATAACGGTGTCACCATCAATGCTCTAGGTGGGCCCATTGGTAATCAGCAAACATTGTGTAAGCAGGGCGTCGCATCTGGGTGGACGTGCGGTCCGTCGTGGCAGACGGGCAGTGTCTACAACACGTCTCAAGTGTGTGCTATGCAGGGTGACTCAGGGTCCCCGCTGCTGATTGGGGATCGTTTTGTCGGCTTGATTTCCGGTGGTACGTTGCCCGTCCCAGAATGGTCGTGCCGCACGCCGCTGCAGGGGTCCGCGCATTCTCCGACTAGTGGGCCGATCGCCGATGTGATTCTGGCTGATCTGAACGCTAGTGGGGGAGTGGGGGCAGGTTTCCACCTGCCATAACGTAACCTGCGCTAACCCGTTGTGAATCGATGCCGTCGCTAGGGGGTGAGGCGGCGGAGTACCTCATCATGGAGGAGCCCGTTGGTGGCTACAGCATCGCCACCATGCGGGCCCTCTTCGCCTTTCAGGGAAGTAAAACGCCCGCCTGCCTCCGCGACCAGGATGCTTAAAGGGGCCAAGTCCCAGAGGGAGACTTCTGGCTCGGCAGCAATGTCCACGCTGCCCTCTGCGACCAGGCAGTAGGAGAGGAAATCCCCGAAGGCGCGTAGCCGCCATATGTCCCTGGTGATTCCCAGGAAATGTTCTTGCTTGGCGCGGGTTTCCCAACCCTCGAAGGAAGAGAAGGAGAGGGAGGCGTCGGCGAGTGTCGATACTTTTGATACCTGCAGTTGGCGTGGTTTCCCGCCGTTGAAGCTGCGCCAGGCACCCCCGCCACTGCTGGCCCACCAGCGTCGCGTCAACGCAGGCGCGGAGACGACACCGACGACGGGCACCCCATCTTCCAGTAGTGCAATGAGTGATGCCCACACTGGCACTCCGCGTACGTAGTTTTTGGTGCCGTCGATGGGATCAATGATCCACTGGCGGCCATGCGTGGCGGCGTCGCCACCAAATTCTTCGCCGAGGATGGAATCGTCGGGTCTGTGCTGTTCAATAAGGTTGCGTAGTGCACCCTCACAGGTAAGATCCGCGTCTGACACGGGCGTCATGTCGGGTTTCGAATCAACCTGCAATGTGGAAGATTCAAAACGGTCAAAGGTGATCGCATCGGCGGCATCGGCTAGCTGAAGGGCAAAGGCTAGATCTGTGGAAAAATCGCTCATGCCTGGTTATTCTACGGCACTCATGCTCTCAGACAGGGCGTGCTGAATCTCCGAAACAACCGTTGCGTTTCCGGCAACATGCCAGGTCACGCCGCCTGCTGGAATGGTCAGGCAGGTGCCTCCGACACCTTCAACTAGTGCGCGGCCGGGCAGCCAATCCCATTCAGCCACGGAATGTTGCATCCACGCGCCTAAAGTTCCTTCCGCCACTCCCGCCAGGTCAACGCTGCCGGCCCCGAGCATGCGGATGGATGCGCAGTGGGTGGACACGGACAGCCATGCGTTCCTAACCTCCACCTGCCCTAGGTACGTGGGGTGCAGGTAGGTTCCCAGGCCCGTATGGGACAGGGGGACGTCGTGAAGCTCTGGCAGAGGCTTGGCATCGCGGGTGGTGGGAATGCCCGGCCCGCCGAACCAGGTGTAACCCATCGCTGGGCGGTGAACCGCGCCGAAATGCAGCTGCTCGGGGTTGCTCGGATCGCCGGTGACCAGCGCCAGCGCCGAACACCAGTAGTCGGAGCCGCAGCTAAAGTTGTACGTTCCGTCCACTGGATCCACCACCCAGGTTCGCCCGCTTGTCGACGCCGCGTTCGTCCCCTCTTCGCCCACGATGCCGTCCTCGGGGCGCAAGGCCGCCAACGCGCCAGCAACGAAGCGCTCGGCGGCGTGGTCGGCATCTGTGACCACGTCGGAAATGGAAGTTTTCTGCTCTGTCTGCACCCCCGCTTCGCGCATCCGCCAGGCCAACCTGCCAGCGTTAAACACCAGTGCTTGTGCCAAGTGTTCGTCCGTATCCTGGTCGTGGGCGATCACAAAGGTTTTGGTCACTGCATCGATCATGGTGTTGAACTCGGTCGGGTTCTTCGGAGCTGTCATGATCCCTATTGTGCCCTGCACAGCGGGGATATGCATGCGGTAGGCTTATGCACTGTGCAACCAGACGTGACTGCAGACATCAATGATCTCAATGCCGCTCTGACCACCATTGAAAAGGTGCTTGACCTCGATGGCATGGCAGAGCGAGTGCGCGAGCTTGAAGCCCAAGCTTCCGACCCCTCACTCTGGGATGACCCTGACCATGCGCAGCAGGTGACCAGTCAACTGTCCCATGTGCAAGCGGAGTTACGCCGTGTGACGGAGCTGCGCCAACGGCTCGACGACCTTCCCATCTTGTATGAATTTGCGGAGGAAGAGGGAGACGGCATTGAGGCCGCCGATGAAGAGCGTGCCGCCGTCCGTGCTGAGATTGAAACGCTGGAAGTCAAAACTATGCTGTCGGGGGAGTACGACGCCAGGGAAGCGCTGATCAATATTCGCTCCGGTGCTGGTGGAGTGGACGCGGCCGACTGGGCTGAAATGCTGCTGCGCATGTACACCCGGTGGGCGGAAAAAGCAGGGTACAGCGTTGACATTTACGATATTTCCTATGCCGAGGAAGCCGGCATCAAATCGGCCACCTTCGTAGTGCATGGTGAATACACATATGGCACCCTGTCCGTTGAGCAAGGGGCGCATCGCCTTGTACGTATCAGCCCCTTTGACAATCAGGGGCGGCGGCAAACGTCCTTCGCTGAGGTAGAGGTGCTTCCTGTGGTGGAGCAGACCGACCATATTGAGGTGCCTGATTCGGAAATCCGTGTGGACGTGTACCGTTCCTCCGGGCCGGGTGGGCAGTCAGTGAACACCACTGACTCTGCGGTCCGTCTCACGCACATTCCGACGGGGATTGTGGTGACCTGCCAGAACGAAAAATCCCAGATTCAGAACAAAGCGTCCGCGATGCGTGTGCTGCAGGCGAAGCTGCTGGAGCGCAAACGGCAGGAAGAGCGGGCAGAGCTAGACGCGCTGGGTGCGGGCGGCAATGCTTCGTGGGGTAACCAGATGCGGTCGTATGTGCTGCACCCGTACCAGATGGTGAAGGATCTGCGCACCAAGTACGAGGTCAACGACCCATCTCAGGTTCTTGATGGTGAGATTGATGGATTTCTTGAAGCGGGGATTCGGTGGCGCATGGCCGAGGAGCAGCAGAATTCCTAACCTAACAAAGTTGGCAAAACCTCAGCGGGGTTGCGTCGCCTAGGGCCGAGAGTGAACTAGTGTGATGTGAGTGATCACCTTCGACCAGATAACAAAAACGTATAAGACATCAACGCGCCCAGCGCTGGATAATATTTCGGTGACCATTGAGAAGGGGGAATTTGT from the Corynebacterium durum genome contains:
- the hisN gene encoding histidinol-phosphatase; the encoded protein is MSDFSTDLAFALQLADAADAITFDRFESSTLQVDSKPDMTPVSDADLTCEGALRNLIEQHRPDDSILGEEFGGDAATHGRQWIIDPIDGTKNYVRGVPVWASLIALLEDGVPVVGVVSAPALTRRWWASSGGGAWRSFNGGKPRQLQVSKVSTLADASLSFSSFEGWETRAKQEHFLGITRDIWRLRAFGDFLSYCLVAEGSVDIAAEPEVSLWDLAPLSILVAEAGGRFTSLKGEEGPHGGDAVATNGLLHDEVLRRLTP
- a CDS encoding biotin/lipoyl-containing protein, whose protein sequence is MKLKVTVNGIAYSVDVEVEEEQRKLGSIITGGGGGVSNTPAAPTTASVEGMSANAVVAPLAGSVFKILVNEGDEIEAGQVLLILEAMKMETEITAPNAGTVARISVAVGDAVQGGQPLVEIN
- a CDS encoding inositol monophosphatase family protein, translating into MTAPKNPTEFNTMIDAVTKTFVIAHDQDTDEHLAQALVFNAGRLAWRMREAGVQTEQKTSISDVVTDADHAAERFVAGALAALRPEDGIVGEEGTNAASTSGRTWVVDPVDGTYNFSCGSDYWCSALALVTGDPSNPEQLHFGAVHRPAMGYTWFGGPGIPTTRDAKPLPELHDVPLSHTGLGTYLHPTYLGQVEVRNAWLSVSTHCASIRMLGAGSVDLAGVAEGTLGAWMQHSVAEWDWLPGRALVEGVGGTCLTIPAGGVTWHVAGNATVVSEIQHALSESMSAVE
- a CDS encoding acyl-CoA carboxylase subunit beta produces the protein MSTEPTMQERLDRLDEEKARVSLGGGQDKIEKQHERGKLTARERINALVDEDTFQETGMFATHRTTHFGMDKADAPADGVVTGSGAIFGRPAHIASQDFTVMGGSAGETQSNKVAAMMQASAHTGTPFIFINDSGGARVQEGIDSLSGYGKVFYNNVLLSGLVPQISIIAGPCAGGAAYSPALTDFIIQTRNANMFITGPGVIKSVTGEDVTAEQLGGADAHMNKAGNIHFIADDDEQAVLIAQKLLSFLPQNNTEEPPIVDPDEIVEPDPELRDIVPVEGKKGYDVREVIGRLVDHGDFLEVQAGYAQNLVVGFGRLIGRTVGVIANQPNVMSGVLDINSSDKGSQFIRFCNAFNIPLLTLVDVPGFMPGVAQEHGGIIRHGAKMLYAYSAASVPKVTVVLRKSYGGAYLAMCSKDLGADRVFAWPTAEIAVMGADGAVNVVFRREIAEAEDAESKREELVKLYKETFSTPFMAASRGLVDDIIDPADTRREVAMALEILTNKRVARPAKKHGLGPV
- the prfB gene encoding peptide chain release factor 2 — protein: MQPDVTADINDLNAALTTIEKVLDLDGMAERVRELEAQASDPSLWDDPDHAQQVTSQLSHVQAELRRVTELRQRLDDLPILYEFAEEEGDGIEAADEERAAVRAEIETLEVKTMLSGEYDAREALINIRSGAGGVDAADWAEMLLRMYTRWAEKAGYSVDIYDISYAEEAGIKSATFVVHGEYTYGTLSVEQGAHRLVRISPFDNQGRRQTSFAEVEVLPVVEQTDHIEVPDSEIRVDVYRSSGPGGQSVNTTDSAVRLTHIPTGIVVTCQNEKSQIQNKASAMRVLQAKLLERKRQEERAELDALGAGGNASWGNQMRSYVLHPYQMVKDLRTKYEVNDPSQVLDGEIDGFLEAGIRWRMAEEQQNS
- a CDS encoding S1 family peptidase, encoding MSAPHSMAQDATAYVDKASGPNYHWTEDLQSQIMAGRAGAILHRVAGSWFNAPDIPQESKDAQARGKSLYGPGTPLFVGPSTLCTLAVAGIDGQGRMVGITAGHCGGVGDAVASADSWEVGVSGTVVKVNPQLDYAVIEFGSNAEVTRSYNGVTINALGGPIGNQQTLCKQGVASGWTCGPSWQTGSVYNTSQVCAMQGDSGSPLLIGDRFVGLISGGTLPVPEWSCRTPLQGSAHSPTSGPIADVILADLNASGGVGAGFHLP